Proteins encoded together in one uncultured Sphaerochaeta sp. window:
- a CDS encoding GGDEF domain-containing protein, which yields MNATLELDVLSVVLLIFAIALASRSLQSKPNNRWYILSAVTLLIVIGTELFAYQVDDIGVSSQIAPHRITNVLGFGLSPIVCYFLFRYISHTKYQQRSKWLFLPFSINGLLSVLSYFNGWYFSVDAMNVYRRGPIFPLATLNMLFYYGLCIVYLVKTLRAYEASDRPLLLFILATPIIGAAIQIVFPPILTLWPGIALSLLLFYLFSQEQYYSFDVLTGLRNRSTFMRDLSDLQRICKGPATIVVCDVNELKKANDTYGHASGDDLLMHAGGLLERCFRGVGKAYRIGGDEFAVITTKEEPLEVERSLSLLASQIKLYNKTGPVPLSLAIGWSWCESCGGNLFNTYVAADNNMYDTKGKMKQGRR from the coding sequence ATGAACGCGACACTTGAGTTGGATGTACTATCTGTGGTGCTTCTGATTTTTGCCATAGCTCTGGCTTCCCGCAGTTTGCAGAGCAAGCCAAATAATCGTTGGTATATTCTCTCCGCTGTTACCCTGCTTATCGTCATAGGGACTGAGTTGTTCGCCTACCAGGTTGATGATATCGGTGTTTCCTCCCAGATTGCTCCCCACCGTATCACCAATGTACTGGGTTTTGGGCTGTCACCTATCGTCTGCTATTTTCTGTTCAGGTACATCTCTCACACAAAGTACCAACAGAGAAGCAAATGGTTGTTTCTTCCCTTTTCCATCAATGGACTGTTGAGTGTTCTCAGTTATTTCAATGGTTGGTACTTCTCTGTGGATGCCATGAATGTGTATCGCAGGGGTCCTATTTTCCCGTTGGCAACACTCAATATGCTATTCTACTATGGACTGTGTATTGTTTATCTGGTCAAGACGCTGCGCGCATACGAGGCTTCAGACCGACCACTTTTGCTTTTTATCCTGGCAACCCCGATTATAGGTGCTGCCATCCAGATTGTTTTCCCCCCTATCCTGACACTCTGGCCCGGTATCGCACTCTCCCTGTTGTTATTTTATCTCTTCTCACAAGAGCAGTATTATTCGTTTGATGTACTTACCGGTCTGAGGAATCGATCAACGTTTATGCGGGATCTCTCGGATTTGCAGCGAATATGCAAGGGACCGGCAACCATTGTGGTGTGTGATGTCAATGAACTGAAAAAGGCCAATGATACGTATGGTCATGCCAGTGGGGATGACCTATTGATGCATGCAGGTGGGTTGTTGGAACGTTGCTTTCGTGGTGTGGGGAAGGCGTATCGTATAGGTGGTGATGAGTTTGCTGTGATCACCACCAAGGAGGAACCACTGGAGGTTGAACGATCACTGTCCTTGCTTGCGAGCCAAATCAAGCTGTACAACAAAACTGGGCCCGTGCCGCTCTCTCTGGCAATTGGATGGTCTTGGTGTGAATCCTGTGGTGGAAATCTATTCAATACCTATGTAGCAGCAGACAACAATATGTATGATACCAAGGGAAAGATGAAACAAGGACGGAGGTAA
- a CDS encoding creatininase family protein, with protein sequence MDPHVQYAYLSVPQFEQRLAEHPVGYIPLGTIEWHGLQNVLGADALQAEGLFIRAARRFGGIVFPPFYLGPDRITDAGDGKNLIGMDSSEATKPHQKLPGSCYWVSKGLFLQMLEALIAQAKRAGFICLIADGHGPSRKAWAELASQWEKQYDIILLSSLNDFPPETYLALGDHAGRCETSTMMALHPELVDLSTLEQDTWPLGVKGEDPRLSSAAYGEYILETTVNAIGQKLQELGL encoded by the coding sequence ATGGACCCGCATGTACAGTATGCCTATCTCAGCGTTCCTCAATTTGAACAGAGACTGGCAGAGCATCCCGTGGGATACATTCCTCTGGGAACCATTGAGTGGCATGGTCTGCAAAATGTCTTGGGCGCGGATGCCCTCCAGGCAGAAGGTTTGTTTATCAGGGCAGCCAGGCGTTTTGGAGGTATTGTGTTCCCGCCGTTTTATCTTGGTCCTGATAGAATTACCGATGCAGGGGATGGAAAGAACCTGATTGGGATGGACTCAAGTGAGGCTACAAAACCCCACCAGAAGCTTCCTGGTAGTTGTTACTGGGTTTCCAAGGGACTGTTTCTCCAGATGCTTGAAGCACTGATTGCACAAGCCAAAAGGGCAGGCTTTATCTGCCTGATCGCTGATGGGCATGGTCCCTCCAGGAAGGCTTGGGCAGAGTTGGCCAGCCAGTGGGAAAAGCAGTATGACATTATTCTGCTCTCTTCCCTCAATGATTTCCCACCAGAAACGTATCTGGCTTTGGGCGATCATGCTGGGCGCTGTGAAACCTCTACAATGATGGCGCTTCACCCTGAGTTGGTGGATCTTTCAACTCTGGAGCAGGATACCTGGCCGCTTGGAGTGAAAGGGGAGGACCCAAGGCTCTCTAGTGCAGCCTACGGAGAGTACATCCTAGAGACAACGGTGAATGCGATTGGACAAAAGCTCCAGGAATTGGGTTTGTGA
- a CDS encoding DUF523 domain-containing protein, with protein MEKPPLVVSACLLGRQCRYDGSSVPFPQAAMLEERYTLIPVCPEVLGGLQIPRSPSELVEGRVMSREGDDCTEAFLRGAQRALEIAEESGCKRALLMDRSPSCGYGVVYDGSFRGILIPGKGIFASLLESKGFIINSSSHLGDLLG; from the coding sequence ATGGAAAAACCACCACTTGTTGTCAGTGCATGCCTGCTTGGCAGGCAATGTAGGTATGATGGATCCTCAGTTCCCTTTCCCCAGGCAGCAATGCTGGAAGAACGCTATACCCTCATTCCGGTTTGTCCGGAAGTCTTAGGTGGATTGCAAATCCCTCGTTCCCCATCCGAGTTGGTAGAGGGCAGGGTGATGAGCCGAGAGGGAGATGACTGTACTGAGGCCTTTTTACGAGGAGCTCAGCGAGCCTTGGAAATTGCTGAGGAGAGTGGGTGTAAGCGTGCACTCCTGATGGACCGAAGCCCCTCCTGTGGATACGGGGTGGTCTATGATGGATCCTTCCGTGGCATACTTATTCCCGGCAAAGGCATCTTCGCTTCGCTCTTGGAGTCAAAAGGGTTTATCATCAACAGCTCATCTCACCTTGGGGACTTGTTAGGCTGA
- a CDS encoding MATE family efflux transporter: protein MATHTKLMTSGSIQKNLIAFAIPIFLGNLFQQLYHTTDTLVVGNLVGKEALAAITSITSLIMLLVGLFQGIFVGAGVVISTAFGKGDHEGVRKAVHTTIALSLLTSALLTVLGYFFAPVVLHWMRTPQSVFTDAQTYLRIFFLGISTLIFYNTASGILQAVGDSRHPLYFLIVAAILNIALDLIFVGVLDMGIEGTAYATIIAQGVSATLSFRLLLTTPSIVRVHIPSITIHKGYLKQILTFGIPSGIQNSVTSFANVILQSSINLFGASAMAGNGAFMRIQGFAFIPITAFALALTTFTGQNLGAREYDRVKRGARFGVLFAMILAETIGLGMLLGAEPLLRLFSQDPEVIAMGVSKANISSLFLWALALSHAMSGIYRGAGKAIVPMAVMLAIWCIFRIIFISTGLWLFMDIRVIFWAYPVTWTLSSIIFVIYYFRVDWMHQTD, encoded by the coding sequence ATGGCAACGCATACGAAGCTTATGACAAGCGGTTCGATCCAAAAAAACCTTATTGCCTTTGCAATCCCAATTTTCCTCGGGAACTTGTTTCAACAGCTGTATCACACAACTGATACCTTGGTGGTGGGGAACCTTGTCGGCAAGGAGGCTTTGGCTGCCATTACCTCAATCACCAGCCTTATCATGCTCTTGGTAGGACTCTTCCAGGGTATTTTTGTAGGAGCGGGCGTGGTAATCTCCACAGCATTCGGAAAAGGAGACCATGAAGGAGTCAGGAAGGCTGTCCATACCACCATTGCCCTCAGTTTGCTCACCAGTGCACTGTTGACCGTCCTGGGCTACTTCTTTGCACCGGTGGTCCTTCATTGGATGAGAACTCCCCAGAGCGTATTCACTGACGCACAAACCTATCTCCGGATTTTCTTCTTGGGTATCTCCACCCTGATCTTCTACAACACTGCAAGCGGAATTCTTCAAGCAGTGGGAGACAGCAGGCATCCACTCTATTTTCTTATCGTTGCTGCAATCCTGAACATCGCCCTCGACCTGATTTTCGTCGGCGTGCTGGATATGGGCATTGAGGGGACCGCCTATGCTACCATCATTGCACAAGGAGTGAGTGCTACTCTCAGCTTCCGTTTATTGCTCACTACCCCCTCCATTGTGCGAGTGCACATTCCTTCCATCACGATTCACAAAGGATATCTCAAGCAGATCCTTACTTTTGGCATTCCTTCCGGCATCCAGAATTCGGTAACCAGCTTTGCAAATGTCATTCTCCAATCCTCAATCAACCTCTTTGGAGCCTCAGCCATGGCGGGTAATGGAGCCTTCATGCGTATCCAAGGCTTTGCCTTTATCCCTATAACGGCCTTTGCCTTGGCCCTTACCACCTTTACAGGACAGAATCTGGGAGCAAGGGAGTATGATCGGGTGAAAAGGGGTGCACGCTTTGGGGTGTTGTTTGCCATGATCCTCGCAGAGACCATAGGACTTGGTATGCTCCTTGGCGCAGAGCCCTTGTTGAGATTATTCAGCCAAGACCCTGAAGTTATAGCAATGGGGGTCTCGAAAGCCAACATATCCAGCCTCTTCCTCTGGGCTCTTGCACTCAGTCATGCAATGAGCGGTATCTACCGTGGGGCAGGAAAGGCAATCGTCCCTATGGCAGTAATGCTTGCCATCTGGTGTATCTTCAGAATCATCTTCATTTCAACCGGGCTCTGGCTCTTCATGGATATCCGGGTCATCTTCTGGGCATATCCTGTTACCTGGACACTCAGTTCCATTATCTTTGTCATCTATTACTTTAGGGTCGACTGGATGCATCAAACAGATTAG
- a CDS encoding C-GCAxxG-C-C family protein produces MNTYSIISTMVHELYYGSDTNCARTMLFVLSKLLDQNIAPQTLQSAVALHGCGGHGDQCGLVEGAVMFIGIYYLERGWEEQDVVKLAYVFAEAYRNRFGSLLCRNLRPGGFSGDDPPHLCENLTNESIAFTHQFILDNSDK; encoded by the coding sequence ATGAATACCTATTCCATAATCAGCACCATGGTGCATGAACTGTACTACGGATCAGATACCAACTGTGCAAGGACAATGCTTTTTGTGCTTTCCAAACTACTCGACCAAAACATCGCTCCACAGACACTCCAGAGTGCTGTTGCCTTGCATGGTTGTGGCGGCCACGGGGATCAGTGTGGGTTGGTTGAAGGTGCCGTGATGTTCATTGGTATATACTACCTGGAAAGAGGTTGGGAGGAGCAGGATGTTGTCAAGCTTGCTTATGTCTTTGCGGAAGCCTATCGCAATCGGTTTGGCTCGCTCCTCTGCAGGAATCTACGGCCTGGAGGATTTTCAGGGGATGATCCTCCACACCTATGTGAAAACCTGACCAATGAATCTATCGCATTCACACATCAGTTCATCTTGGATAACAGTGATAAGTAG
- a CDS encoding MurR/RpiR family transcriptional regulator, with the protein MVQERIRETLSSMSPSFQEVGRWMLDNYDSIGFTSVNELSKIIGVSNASLVRYTQALGFSGYKQFKETVQEELRTKLKPDSNVVLNELDVLPIKKKLQKLADNEIQNLSKTLKGLSVQSLSRMVQGVLQSDRIFVSGFGVSKNIMQIFEYALVSMQIKEVHSITGSISDYSARLASMNSSDCLFIMTMPPYSPEALQVANAAHARKVKVYLFTDSAACPIYPIADSVACSANNSLLLTNSFVGMVAVIQVFINMLLLGSDENLIPHMKAVVAAEREGYAWLKSQKEVLR; encoded by the coding sequence ATGGTACAGGAACGAATACGTGAAACCTTGTCATCCATGTCTCCCTCATTTCAGGAAGTGGGGCGCTGGATGCTCGACAACTATGACTCCATTGGTTTTACCTCAGTCAATGAGCTCAGCAAGATTATCGGAGTCAGCAACGCCTCCTTGGTACGCTATACGCAAGCTCTTGGTTTTTCTGGATACAAACAGTTCAAGGAGACAGTACAAGAGGAGCTCAGGACAAAACTCAAGCCGGACTCAAACGTTGTATTGAATGAACTTGACGTGCTGCCGATCAAGAAGAAACTGCAAAAGCTTGCTGACAATGAAATACAGAACCTCAGTAAGACCTTGAAGGGCCTAAGCGTTCAATCGCTGTCAAGAATGGTACAGGGGGTTCTCCAGAGTGATCGCATTTTTGTGAGCGGTTTTGGGGTCAGCAAGAATATCATGCAGATATTCGAATATGCCTTGGTCTCCATGCAGATCAAGGAGGTTCACTCGATTACTGGTTCCATCAGTGACTACAGTGCAAGGCTTGCGAGCATGAACAGCTCTGACTGTCTTTTTATCATGACCATGCCTCCATACTCTCCTGAGGCGCTTCAGGTAGCCAATGCAGCACATGCACGAAAGGTGAAGGTCTATCTTTTCACCGATTCGGCAGCATGTCCCATCTATCCAATTGCAGATTCAGTGGCCTGTAGTGCAAACAACTCCTTATTGCTTACCAACTCCTTCGTCGGCATGGTAGCAGTCATCCAGGTATTCATAAACATGCTGCTCCTTGGCAGTGATGAAAATTTGATTCCCCATATGAAGGCGGTTGTAGCCGCAGAACGGGAAGGATATGCGTGGCTTAAATCACAAAAGGAAGTGTTGCGATGA
- a CDS encoding M55 family metallopeptidase codes for MKVFISTDMEGIEGISSWNEMTTKEAWCASLLKQELTYVIDTLLQGTKIEEICICDSHSRGENLVYGSFGDERITHIKGYPRHSYMMEGLDESFDAVFLIGYHASIGTEKGGMDHSYSSSCIYEIRLNGTVVGETEINAYYAGLYGVPVTLVSGDDVLEAELKEFLSIPFVRTKEGLGRYTAKMYSPELVKRTFEEQVKAFLQRPLDSFEVKRFDGPVELEVDLATTVISDAVAVVPGLERVGGRTVRYTSEQYDDVFHMILTIAMLGGKFAQFT; via the coding sequence ATGAAAGTTTTTATTTCCACAGACATGGAAGGTATTGAAGGGATTTCTTCTTGGAACGAGATGACCACCAAGGAAGCTTGGTGTGCTTCCTTGCTCAAACAGGAATTGACGTATGTTATAGATACATTGCTCCAAGGTACGAAAATAGAAGAAATTTGCATTTGTGATTCACATAGCCGTGGGGAGAATTTGGTCTATGGTTCCTTCGGAGACGAGCGCATCACCCATATAAAGGGATACCCTCGTCATTCCTATATGATGGAGGGTCTTGATGAGAGCTTTGATGCCGTATTCCTCATTGGCTATCATGCAAGCATCGGAACAGAGAAAGGTGGGATGGACCACTCCTACTCCTCTTCCTGCATTTATGAGATTAGGCTGAATGGCACTGTGGTTGGAGAAACGGAGATCAATGCATATTATGCAGGACTTTACGGCGTACCAGTGACCTTGGTTAGTGGTGATGATGTCTTGGAAGCTGAACTGAAAGAGTTCCTCTCGATTCCCTTCGTACGGACCAAGGAAGGACTCGGTCGCTATACGGCAAAAATGTACAGCCCTGAGTTGGTGAAGCGAACCTTTGAAGAACAAGTAAAGGCCTTTCTGCAACGTCCGTTGGACAGTTTTGAAGTGAAACGGTTTGATGGTCCGGTTGAACTGGAAGTGGATTTGGCCACTACGGTCATCTCTGATGCAGTTGCAGTGGTGCCTGGCCTCGAGCGAGTCGGTGGACGGACCGTACGGTACACATCAGAACAGTATGATGATGTGTTCCATATGATTCTCACTATAGCCATGCTTGGTGGCAAATTTGCTCAGTTTACTTGA
- a CDS encoding ABC transporter permease, whose protein sequence is MGKYIIRRLIMMIPVLLGVTFIVFFIMSLTPGDPAAIILGDQASAEALEMKRIELGLDKPLLVRYATYMGNLFQGDLGLSYRNQISVASQVWDKFPNTAILAISGILVALIIGIPIGILSAKKQYTVMDNTSMVFSLVGVSMPNFWLGLLLSLLFALKLGWLPSQGMGRGFIGLLRSLVLPALTLGTGAAATVVRMTRSSMLEVIRQDYISTARAKGITEKQITKKHMLKNALIPIVTAVGLQFGLLLGGAMLTETIFSWPGLGRLMVDSITSKDIPMVLGSVIFMAVMFSFVNLLVDILYAFLDPRIKSQYSKKVVKRRRGVVV, encoded by the coding sequence ATGGGTAAGTATATTATTCGACGATTGATTATGATGATCCCCGTATTGCTTGGGGTAACCTTCATCGTATTCTTCATCATGTCCCTCACCCCCGGTGATCCTGCTGCCATCATCCTTGGAGACCAGGCAAGTGCTGAGGCGTTGGAGATGAAACGGATTGAGTTGGGATTGGACAAACCTCTGTTGGTGCGCTATGCAACCTATATGGGGAATCTGTTCCAGGGTGATCTGGGGCTGAGTTACCGAAACCAGATATCGGTAGCCTCCCAAGTATGGGACAAGTTTCCCAATACTGCCATCTTGGCAATATCCGGCATCTTGGTAGCGCTGATCATCGGAATTCCCATCGGAATCCTCTCGGCTAAGAAGCAGTATACGGTCATGGATAATACCTCGATGGTATTCTCCTTGGTAGGGGTTTCCATGCCGAACTTCTGGCTAGGCCTTCTGCTCTCCCTTCTCTTTGCACTGAAACTGGGTTGGCTGCCCTCCCAAGGCATGGGAAGAGGATTCATTGGGCTGTTAAGGTCATTGGTGCTTCCTGCCTTGACTCTCGGTACCGGAGCTGCAGCGACGGTGGTACGTATGACCCGTTCTTCCATGTTGGAGGTAATCCGGCAGGATTACATCTCGACCGCTCGTGCAAAGGGTATTACAGAAAAACAAATCACCAAGAAACATATGTTGAAGAATGCCTTGATCCCAATCGTAACTGCGGTAGGACTGCAGTTCGGTCTATTACTGGGTGGGGCGATGCTCACAGAAACCATCTTTTCTTGGCCTGGACTGGGGAGGCTTATGGTTGATTCCATTACCAGTAAGGATATCCCCATGGTACTGGGCTCGGTTATCTTCATGGCAGTCATGTTCTCGTTTGTTAACCTCTTGGTCGATATTCTCTATGCGTTCCTTGATCCGAGGATCAAGAGCCAGTATTCCAAGAAGGTTGTCAAGAGAAGACGAGGGGTGGTGGTATGA
- a CDS encoding ABC transporter permease — translation MKQPVVKKQRTLAAETWRRFKKNRLALTGMIVILTLVVIALSTIVIDLVTDKAIYNDYVIKQNLRMRLQGPSREHIFGLDEFGRDIFMRMVWAVRYSLFMGTIAIALSTILGGLLGAVAGYYGKISDNIIMRFMDVLLAIPSMLLATAIVAALGTSLTNVLIAIAISYVPTYARTVRASVLTIKDQEFIEAARAMGASDVRIIFKYILPNSMAPLIVQATLGVAGAILSIAGLSFLGLGIQPPTPEWGSMLSSARAYIREGWHITVIPGLGIMITILSLNVMGDGLRDALDPRLKN, via the coding sequence ATGAAACAACCGGTGGTAAAGAAACAGCGAACACTTGCAGCAGAGACATGGAGACGGTTTAAGAAGAACCGACTGGCCTTGACCGGTATGATCGTCATCTTGACGCTTGTGGTGATTGCACTCTCCACGATTGTGATTGATTTGGTCACAGATAAGGCAATCTACAATGACTATGTGATTAAACAGAATCTGCGCATGCGTCTGCAAGGACCCAGCAGGGAGCACATCTTTGGTTTGGACGAATTTGGGCGTGATATATTCATGCGAATGGTATGGGCAGTCCGTTACTCGCTCTTCATGGGAACGATTGCCATAGCACTCTCTACCATTCTGGGAGGGTTGCTGGGTGCGGTTGCCGGTTATTATGGAAAGATCTCCGATAACATCATCATGCGTTTCATGGATGTGTTGCTGGCTATTCCCTCCATGCTTCTTGCTACTGCGATTGTAGCAGCACTGGGCACAAGCCTGACCAATGTGCTTATAGCAATTGCCATCAGCTATGTCCCCACCTATGCCAGAACAGTACGGGCTTCGGTATTGACCATCAAGGACCAGGAGTTCATTGAGGCAGCCCGGGCGATGGGAGCAAGCGATGTAAGAATTATCTTCAAGTACATCCTTCCCAATTCAATGGCCCCTCTGATCGTTCAGGCTACCCTTGGAGTTGCCGGGGCAATCCTCTCCATAGCAGGGCTTTCGTTCTTGGGATTGGGTATACAGCCTCCAACTCCCGAGTGGGGGTCGATGCTTTCCTCTGCCAGGGCGTATATCCGCGAAGGTTGGCATATCACAGTCATACCAGGGTTGGGAATCATGATAACCATCTTGTCCTTGAATGTTATGGGTGATGGACTGAGGGATGCCTTGGATCCTCGGCTGAAAAATTAG
- a CDS encoding ABC transporter ATP-binding protein: protein MQNPEDILSIENLTIHYETDEGSVHALNEVSLAMKRGETLGLVGETGAGKTTLARGILRLVPSPPGVIKQGSVYFEEQDLLSLNESKMRAIRGSRISMIFQDPMTSLNPVMTVGEQIQEVVEVHNRDLKRDQIVQQADAMLEMVGIPSERSHEFPHQFSGGMKQRVIIAIALACNPVLLIADEPTTALDVTIQAQVLDMITALKKRLNTAMLLITHDLGVVAQNCDRVAIMYAGQIIELGNLDDIFKRPTHPYTKGLLGSIPSLTKDVKRLSPIKGLMPDPTDLPPGCKFAPRCRFVTEACERAMPEPTHLSETHQVRCILAEAEVRNG, encoded by the coding sequence ATGCAGAATCCAGAAGATATACTATCCATCGAAAACCTCACCATTCATTATGAAACTGATGAAGGGAGTGTGCATGCACTCAATGAGGTTTCCCTTGCAATGAAGAGAGGGGAAACCCTTGGATTGGTCGGAGAGACTGGAGCGGGAAAGACAACCCTTGCCAGGGGAATCCTTCGCCTGGTTCCTTCTCCTCCTGGAGTGATCAAGCAAGGAAGCGTGTATTTTGAAGAGCAGGATTTGCTCTCTCTGAACGAGAGCAAGATGCGTGCAATACGCGGGAGTCGCATCTCCATGATTTTCCAGGATCCCATGACCAGTCTCAATCCAGTCATGACTGTTGGGGAGCAAATCCAGGAAGTTGTTGAGGTTCATAACCGGGATCTTAAACGTGACCAGATTGTTCAGCAAGCTGATGCAATGTTGGAAATGGTTGGGATTCCTTCTGAGCGAAGCCATGAGTTTCCCCATCAGTTCTCTGGAGGCATGAAGCAGCGTGTGATCATCGCCATCGCACTTGCGTGTAATCCTGTCCTGTTGATTGCTGATGAACCGACTACCGCTCTTGATGTGACTATCCAGGCACAAGTATTGGATATGATTACAGCTTTGAAGAAGCGGCTCAATACTGCGATGCTGCTCATAACGCATGACCTGGGAGTTGTTGCTCAGAATTGTGACCGGGTTGCTATTATGTATGCCGGACAGATTATTGAGCTGGGAAATCTCGATGACATTTTCAAACGACCAACACATCCCTATACGAAAGGATTGCTTGGCTCAATCCCTTCCCTTACGAAGGATGTAAAACGCCTGAGTCCCATCAAAGGCCTGATGCCCGATCCAACCGATCTGCCTCCTGGTTGCAAGTTTGCTCCCCGCTGCAGATTCGTTACTGAAGCCTGTGAGCGAGCAATGCCAGAACCCACACATCTGAGCGAAACACATCAGGTCCGTTGCATTTTGGCCGAAGCGGAGGTGAGAAATGGATGA
- a CDS encoding oligopeptide/dipeptide ABC transporter ATP-binding protein, with protein sequence MDDVLLRVEHLKKYFDTPGGTLHAVDDISFDLKRGETLGVVGESGCGKSTLGRTILRLYEPTEGNVYFENQEITSLSNKSMKALRRDMQIIFQDPFASLNPRMTVSEMIAESLLIQKIFTRKQGPQLRARVTELMDLVGLSPKLINSYPHELDGGRRQRIGIARVLALDPKFVVCDEPVSALDVSIQAQILNLMQDLQDEFGLTYLFITHDLSVVKHLSNDIIVMYLGQMVEKAPAKELFSHPMHPYTRALLSAIPVPDPDYAVDRVLLKGELTSPIDPVPGCRFAKRCPFATEACTKADIPLREITPGHFVACVLV encoded by the coding sequence ATGGATGATGTCTTGTTACGCGTTGAACATCTGAAAAAGTATTTTGATACCCCAGGCGGTACCTTGCATGCAGTGGATGATATCTCCTTCGATCTGAAGAGAGGGGAAACCCTCGGTGTAGTTGGTGAATCTGGCTGTGGGAAGTCAACCTTGGGAAGGACGATTCTGCGTTTGTATGAACCTACCGAGGGTAATGTCTATTTTGAGAACCAGGAGATTACCTCTCTCAGCAACAAAAGCATGAAAGCGTTGAGACGTGATATGCAGATTATTTTCCAAGATCCATTCGCGTCCCTGAACCCAAGAATGACAGTCAGTGAGATGATTGCTGAAAGCCTTCTGATCCAGAAGATCTTTACCCGAAAGCAAGGTCCTCAGTTACGAGCAAGGGTTACCGAGCTGATGGATCTGGTGGGACTCTCCCCAAAACTGATCAACAGCTATCCGCATGAACTGGATGGGGGGAGAAGGCAACGTATTGGTATAGCCCGGGTCTTGGCCTTGGACCCGAAGTTTGTCGTGTGTGATGAGCCGGTCTCTGCTCTTGATGTATCGATTCAGGCTCAGATCCTGAACTTGATGCAGGACCTGCAGGATGAGTTTGGATTGACCTATCTCTTCATCACCCATGACCTTTCGGTCGTGAAGCATCTCTCGAATGACATCATTGTCATGTATTTGGGGCAGATGGTGGAAAAAGCGCCAGCAAAAGAACTCTTCTCCCATCCAATGCACCCATACACCAGGGCATTGCTCTCAGCAATTCCTGTTCCCGATCCTGATTATGCTGTGGACAGGGTGCTGCTCAAGGGAGAGCTGACCAGTCCCATTGATCCGGTACCTGGTTGTCGGTTTGCAAAGCGATGTCCGTTTGCAACTGAGGCCTGCACCAAGGCCGATATTCCCCTTAGGGAGATAACTCCAGGACATTTTGTAGCTTGTGTTTTGGTTTGA